One genomic segment of Candidatus Sulfotelmatobacter sp. includes these proteins:
- a CDS encoding adenosine deaminase, whose protein sequence is MTLKSCVIVLFLSALAAAQTAEQKTARYLDSIRHQPSLLLAFLHDVPKGGDLHNHLDGAIYAEDMLDWAASDNFCVDRTTSRLLGAPCDSCEHYTPKPAISCAYDDHILYGQIVDAWSMRNWRPGDESGHDHFFAAFDKFGLASHGHVAEAVATVINRAAREHVQYIEFMHTADGRASANLGTKLGYDPDYAKMRDNLLANGLKEIVAATSKTLADDDARARAELKCGTPDAEPGCTVTVRYLYQVLRGLPHECVFAEMVLGFELASSDPRFVGLNLVMPEDWYVPIHDFNEHMAMLDYLHGVYSPGVHPKVHISLHAGEIAAGLVKPEDLSFHIRASVERGHAERIGHGVSVMLEKDPIALLKEMAAKNVLVEINLTSNDQILGVSGDDHPLPIYMKYGVPVAISSDDEGVARSDMTHEYLRAVQDFHLPYTELKRMTRQSVEHSFLPGESLWASTKDAFRSVAACAGDSAATAKPSAACAKFLEVNERAREQWKLEAAFAEFEKRF, encoded by the coding sequence GTGACCCTGAAGTCCTGCGTGATCGTCCTTTTCCTCTCTGCCCTCGCCGCGGCCCAAACCGCCGAGCAGAAAACCGCGCGCTATCTCGACTCCATCCGCCATCAGCCTTCCCTGCTTCTCGCCTTCCTGCACGACGTGCCCAAGGGCGGAGACCTGCACAACCACCTCGACGGCGCCATCTACGCCGAAGATATGCTCGACTGGGCCGCCTCCGATAATTTCTGCGTCGACCGCACCACTTCGCGGCTGCTGGGAGCGCCCTGCGATTCCTGCGAGCACTACACGCCGAAGCCCGCAATTAGCTGTGCCTATGACGACCACATTCTTTACGGCCAGATCGTCGACGCCTGGTCGATGCGCAACTGGCGTCCCGGCGACGAATCCGGCCACGACCACTTCTTCGCCGCCTTCGACAAGTTCGGACTCGCCTCGCACGGCCACGTCGCCGAAGCCGTCGCCACGGTCATCAATCGCGCTGCCCGCGAACACGTCCAATACATCGAATTCATGCACACCGCCGACGGCCGCGCCTCGGCCAATCTCGGCACGAAGTTAGGGTATGACCCCGACTATGCCAAGATGCGCGACAATCTGCTCGCCAATGGCCTGAAAGAAATCGTTGCCGCGACCAGCAAGACCCTCGCTGACGATGACGCCCGCGCCCGCGCCGAACTGAAATGCGGCACGCCCGACGCCGAACCCGGATGCACCGTCACGGTTCGGTACCTTTATCAAGTGTTGCGCGGCCTGCCGCACGAATGCGTATTCGCGGAGATGGTGCTGGGCTTCGAACTCGCCTCCTCTGATCCGCGCTTCGTCGGCCTCAACCTGGTCATGCCTGAAGACTGGTACGTGCCCATTCACGATTTCAACGAGCACATGGCGATGCTCGATTACCTGCACGGCGTTTATTCCCCCGGGGTTCATCCTAAAGTTCACATCAGCCTGCACGCCGGAGAAATTGCCGCCGGCCTCGTGAAGCCCGAGGATCTCTCCTTCCATATTCGCGCCTCGGTCGAGCGCGGACACGCCGAGCGCATCGGCCACGGCGTCAGCGTGATGCTCGAAAAAGATCCCATCGCCCTGCTGAAAGAAATGGCGGCGAAGAACGTGCTGGTCGAAATCAACCTCACCTCCAACGACCAGATTCTGGGCGTCAGCGGCGACGACCATCCCCTGCCGATCTATATGAAGTACGGCGTCCCGGTAGCGATCTCGTCAGACGACGAAGGCGTAGCCAGATCTGACATGACCCACGAATACCTGCGCGCCGTACAAGATTTTCACCTTCCCTACACAGAACTAAAACGCATGACGCGCCAAAGTGTAGAGCATAGCTTCCTGCCGGGAGAGAGCCTGTGGGCGTCGACAAAAGACGCGTTCCGTTCGGTAGCAGCCTGCGCAGGAGATTCCGCCGCCACTGCAAAGCCCTCCGCAGCCTGCGCAAAGTTTCTGGAAGTTAACGAACGCGCCCGCGAACAATGGAAGCTGGAAGCTGCCTTCGCCGAGTTTGAAAAGAGGTTTTGA
- a CDS encoding electron transfer flavoprotein-ubiquinone oxidoreductase — protein sequence MLVFRKPLEGVERPQMPADVVIVGGGPAGMACALRLAQMIDAHNAEHPDSQFSKENIYVLEKAREVGQHCLSGALLDPRSMLELLPDFANEAPLDAKVTKEAVYFFTEKGKFRFPITPPFLRDHGNYVISLNKFVKWLGSKVEAAGITVFTGFAGSELLFDGERVTGVRTDDKGVDKEGHQKSNFEPGYDLQAKVVILAEGPRGSLTKQLINKFDLAKNANPQTYGVGVKELWEVPAGRIAAGEVIYTMGWPLTTKEYGGAWIYGSPGTGSNDNVVSLGFVTGLDYADPRLDPQRVLQEFKKHPFVAKLLEGGKMIRYGAKSMPYGGWWAIPPVAGDGWMILGDSAGFLNSARLKGIHLAIKSGMLGAETAFDALVKDDSSAATLSGFQKKVESSWIKEELWKVRNLHQGFERGMVAGFFHTGLQMITGGRGLRNRYPAKAGYEHMRKLADLPADGGAEAHLLGPAKGDGKLTFNKLTDLYHSGTKHEEDQPSHLVIDDTNICNTRCVKEFGSPCQNFCPANVYEMVEDASQPNGKRISLNPSNCVHCKTCDIADPYQIITWVPPEGGGGPNYDGM from the coding sequence ATGCTAGTGTTCCGCAAACCTCTCGAAGGCGTTGAACGGCCGCAGATGCCGGCTGATGTAGTCATCGTCGGCGGCGGACCGGCTGGGATGGCTTGCGCGCTGCGGTTGGCGCAGATGATTGACGCGCACAATGCGGAGCATCCGGATTCGCAGTTCAGTAAAGAAAATATTTACGTTCTCGAGAAAGCGCGGGAGGTTGGACAGCACTGCCTCTCCGGGGCGCTGCTTGATCCGCGGTCGATGCTTGAGTTGCTGCCCGATTTTGCGAACGAAGCTCCGCTCGACGCCAAGGTCACGAAAGAGGCGGTCTACTTTTTCACCGAGAAGGGTAAGTTTAGGTTTCCCATCACGCCGCCGTTTCTGCGCGATCACGGGAACTATGTGATCTCGCTCAACAAGTTTGTGAAGTGGTTGGGCAGCAAGGTGGAAGCGGCCGGGATCACGGTCTTCACCGGCTTTGCCGGGTCTGAACTGCTTTTTGATGGCGAACGCGTCACCGGCGTACGCACGGACGACAAGGGCGTCGACAAAGAAGGTCATCAGAAATCGAACTTTGAGCCGGGATACGATTTGCAGGCGAAGGTTGTGATTCTGGCGGAGGGGCCGCGCGGGTCTTTAACGAAACAGCTCATCAACAAATTCGATCTCGCGAAGAACGCCAACCCGCAAACTTACGGCGTGGGAGTGAAAGAACTTTGGGAAGTTCCGGCAGGACGCATTGCGGCGGGCGAAGTGATTTACACGATGGGTTGGCCGCTTACCACGAAAGAATACGGCGGGGCGTGGATTTACGGCTCGCCGGGCACCGGATCGAACGACAACGTCGTGTCGCTCGGATTTGTCACCGGGCTCGACTATGCCGATCCGCGGCTTGATCCGCAGCGCGTCCTGCAGGAGTTCAAGAAGCATCCGTTCGTGGCTAAGCTTCTCGAGGGCGGCAAGATGATTCGCTACGGAGCGAAGTCGATGCCGTACGGCGGCTGGTGGGCGATTCCGCCGGTGGCGGGCGATGGCTGGATGATTCTCGGGGATTCTGCGGGCTTTTTGAATTCGGCGCGGCTGAAGGGAATTCATCTCGCGATCAAGAGCGGGATGCTGGGGGCCGAGACTGCGTTTGATGCGCTGGTCAAAGATGATTCGTCGGCCGCGACGCTGAGTGGGTTCCAGAAAAAAGTCGAATCCAGCTGGATCAAAGAAGAACTCTGGAAGGTACGCAACCTGCATCAGGGATTCGAGCGCGGCATGGTCGCTGGTTTCTTCCATACTGGCTTGCAGATGATTACCGGCGGACGCGGCTTGCGCAACCGGTATCCTGCGAAGGCCGGGTACGAGCACATGCGCAAGCTGGCCGACTTGCCTGCCGACGGCGGAGCGGAAGCGCACCTGCTCGGCCCAGCCAAGGGCGATGGCAAACTCACATTCAACAAGCTGACGGACCTTTACCACTCAGGCACGAAACATGAAGAGGATCAACCATCGCACCTGGTGATCGACGACACGAATATCTGCAATACGCGCTGCGTGAAAGAATTTGGCAGCCCGTGCCAGAATTTTTGTCCCGCGAATGTCTACGAGATGGTGGAAGACGCGAGCCAGCCCAACGGTAAGCGCATCAGCCTGAACCCGTCAAACTGCGTCCACTGCAAAACCTGCGACATTGCCGACCCGTACCAGATCATCACCTGGGTTCCTCCGGAAGGCGGCGGCGGCCCGAATTACGACGGCATGTGA
- a CDS encoding type II toxin-antitoxin system HicB family antitoxin, producing the protein MDLMLTAVFEEVPASEGGGYLAYAEELPGAISEGDTLEEARENLRDAISLLVEANREITGKRNPGKKITTEKIIVSVA; encoded by the coding sequence ATGGACTTGATGCTCACTGCCGTATTCGAGGAAGTGCCTGCGTCTGAGGGCGGCGGTTACCTTGCCTACGCGGAGGAGCTACCGGGTGCAATTTCCGAGGGAGATACGCTGGAAGAGGCACGCGAGAACCTGAGAGACGCGATCAGCCTGCTCGTAGAAGCCAACCGCGAAATTACTGGAAAGCGAAATCCGGGTAAGAAAATCACTACAGAGAAGATCATCGTGTCTGTCGCGTGA
- a CDS encoding electron transfer flavoprotein subunit beta/FixA family protein, protein MKILVCMKQVPQKDAPLKLNESGAWIREDVSYEVNEPDAYALEEALRQREKHKGEVVVITSGPARAQQVLREALAKGADRAIHLEDDKFVGLDAFNTAKAFAAAIKDEQFDLIFTGLQSDDYGYAQTGVILAELLGLPHATIIMQIEKTDGGIRVKRELEAGYFQFVDMPTPAVLTIQSGINKLRYATLIGIKQAKNKPLRKVALAEVQSAIGENLQKIERLYVPQKTKKTEHIEGGAGEIAKKLVDKLRNELRVL, encoded by the coding sequence TTGAAAATCCTGGTGTGCATGAAGCAGGTGCCGCAGAAAGATGCCCCGCTCAAGCTGAACGAAAGCGGCGCGTGGATCCGCGAAGATGTGTCCTATGAAGTCAACGAGCCCGACGCTTACGCTTTGGAAGAGGCACTGCGCCAGCGCGAGAAACACAAGGGCGAAGTGGTCGTGATTACCAGCGGCCCGGCGCGCGCGCAGCAAGTTTTACGCGAGGCGCTGGCCAAGGGCGCGGACCGCGCTATTCATCTGGAAGACGACAAGTTCGTTGGGCTCGATGCGTTCAACACAGCGAAGGCCTTCGCGGCGGCGATCAAAGACGAGCAATTCGATCTCATCTTCACCGGATTGCAATCCGACGATTACGGTTATGCGCAGACCGGCGTAATTCTGGCCGAGTTGCTGGGGCTGCCGCATGCGACCATCATTATGCAGATCGAGAAGACCGACGGCGGAATTCGGGTGAAGCGTGAACTGGAAGCAGGGTACTTTCAGTTTGTCGACATGCCTACGCCGGCGGTGCTGACCATTCAGTCGGGCATCAACAAGCTGCGCTACGCCACGCTGATCGGCATCAAGCAGGCGAAGAACAAGCCGCTGCGGAAAGTGGCGCTGGCGGAAGTGCAGTCGGCGATCGGCGAGAATCTCCAGAAGATCGAGCGCCTGTACGTTCCGCAGAAGACGAAAAAGACGGAGCATATCGAAGGCGGAGCGGGAGAGATTGCGAAGAAGCTGGTAGATAAACTGCGAAACGAATTGCGGGTTTTGTAG
- a CDS encoding ERCC4 domain-containing protein, whose protein sequence is MPRKRTLVSSPLAWSSTWIKTVPVPPPPLPVLAERGGTQLRTPLPVAIVDTREQNPLSFRRFKGWFTRIEHRALRLGDYSVEGMEDSCIVERKDLADLICSFTTNRSVFIKRLRHMADAPHSLLVVTASLTEVKSEYPYRAANPNRITQSLIATLAGLRLPFICTDSHELGEEVVASYLYQTFLYDWLDRNGHGRQLADGDL, encoded by the coding sequence ATGCCTCGCAAACGCACCCTAGTCTCGTCGCCTCTCGCCTGGAGCAGCACTTGGATCAAGACCGTGCCAGTTCCCCCTCCACCGCTGCCCGTCCTCGCTGAGCGCGGAGGCACGCAGTTGCGCACGCCCTTGCCCGTGGCCATCGTCGACACTCGCGAGCAGAACCCGCTCTCCTTCCGCCGCTTCAAAGGATGGTTCACCCGCATCGAGCACCGCGCCCTGCGCCTCGGCGACTATTCAGTCGAGGGTATGGAGGACAGCTGCATCGTCGAGCGCAAAGACCTGGCCGATCTGATCTGTTCTTTCACCACAAATCGCTCCGTGTTTATCAAACGTCTGCGCCACATGGCTGACGCGCCGCACAGCCTGCTCGTCGTGACCGCGTCGCTGACGGAAGTAAAATCCGAATATCCCTACCGCGCCGCCAATCCCAACCGCATCACGCAATCGCTCATCGCCACGCTCGCCGGCCTCCGCCTGCCGTTCATCTGCACCGACTCGCACGAACTCGGAGAAGAAGTCGTCGCCTCCTACCTCTACCAAACATTTCTGTATGATTGGCTGGACCGCAACGGCCACGGCCGCCAGTTAGCCGACGGAGATCTGTAA
- a CDS encoding electron transfer flavoprotein subunit alpha/FixB family protein — MADSIIVVVEQREGKLNRVSWETITAGQAIAAATGWTLEAAVVGGSAAALAAEVAAKKIAKVYAVESPKLEPYTPDAFAAGLKQFLAAKQPKLVLMPHTYQVRDFVPKLATAMGRTVISDCIGFKHENGKLVFTRQMFQGKLAADVSFTSDAPWFATFQNGAFRGDKAEAGANAAPVETVSVEIADGVIRSKPQEVFKEAKQAVDLTQAEIIVAVGRGIKEQKNIEIAKQLADALGGDLAASRPICDSGWLPMDRQIGSSGQTVAPKLYLALGISGAIQHIVGMKGARTIIAVNKDSEAPIFEIADYAIVGNLFDIVPPLIEEVKKAKAGG; from the coding sequence ATGGCTGACAGCATCATAGTCGTCGTCGAACAGCGCGAAGGAAAACTGAATCGCGTCTCCTGGGAGACTATCACCGCGGGCCAGGCGATTGCCGCGGCTACGGGTTGGACTTTGGAGGCGGCCGTTGTGGGCGGCAGCGCCGCGGCACTTGCCGCCGAAGTTGCGGCGAAGAAGATCGCGAAAGTCTATGCCGTCGAGTCGCCGAAACTCGAGCCCTACACGCCCGATGCATTCGCTGCGGGGCTGAAGCAATTCCTGGCAGCGAAGCAGCCCAAGCTGGTGCTGATGCCGCACACCTACCAGGTCCGCGACTTTGTGCCCAAACTGGCCACGGCGATGGGCCGCACCGTGATCAGTGATTGCATTGGATTCAAGCACGAAAACGGCAAGCTGGTTTTTACGCGGCAGATGTTTCAGGGCAAGCTGGCCGCCGACGTGAGCTTCACGAGCGACGCTCCATGGTTCGCTACGTTTCAGAACGGCGCGTTTCGCGGTGACAAGGCCGAGGCCGGAGCCAACGCCGCCCCCGTCGAAACCGTTAGCGTCGAGATCGCCGACGGCGTCATCCGCAGCAAGCCGCAGGAAGTTTTCAAGGAAGCCAAGCAGGCGGTCGACCTGACGCAGGCGGAAATCATTGTAGCCGTGGGCCGGGGCATCAAAGAGCAGAAGAACATCGAAATCGCCAAGCAGTTGGCGGACGCGCTCGGCGGAGACCTGGCTGCGTCGCGCCCCATCTGTGATTCCGGCTGGCTGCCCATGGACCGCCAGATCGGATCGTCGGGGCAAACCGTCGCGCCCAAGCTGTATCTGGCGCTCGGCATCAGCGGGGCGATTCAGCACATCGTCGGCATGAAGGGCGCGCGCACGATTATTGCGGTGAATAAAGATTCGGAAGCGCCGATCTTCGAGATAGCCGATTATGCGATCGTGGGTAACTTGTTCGACATCGTCCCGCCGCTGATTGAAGAAGTGAAGAAGGCGAAGGCAGGAGGGTAG
- a CDS encoding low specificity L-threonine aldolase, translated as MPLAPKTPTRNFASDNNAGVHPEVLEAITRANQGHVVAYGDDDYTRSALAKFEEHFGVGIDVFFTFNGTGANVLSLESLTRPYHAVLCSEYAHIYTDECGAPEKHTGCKLIPLPHQDGKITLDAVRHAYHGIGDQHHVQARVISITQSTEMGTVYQPEEIQALAQFAHEHEMFLHVDGARIANAAASLGQTLRQATRDLGVDVLSFGGTKNGIMGGEAVVFFNREPAHKLSADFLYLRKQGMQLASKMRFIAAQFEALLTNDLWRRSAEHANRMARVLEAEIAKIPQVRVVWKVEANGVFAQVPGHAIAKIKERYFFYPWIEEENIVRWMCSFDTTEEDVQEFAKVVAEAVKG; from the coding sequence ATGCCGCTAGCGCCAAAAACGCCGACTCGCAATTTTGCCAGCGATAACAATGCCGGAGTGCATCCTGAGGTGCTGGAGGCGATCACGCGGGCCAATCAAGGTCACGTCGTCGCTTACGGTGACGACGACTACACGCGCTCGGCGCTGGCGAAATTTGAGGAACACTTTGGCGTCGGGATCGACGTCTTTTTCACCTTCAACGGAACCGGGGCGAATGTGCTGTCGCTAGAGTCGCTCACCCGGCCGTATCATGCGGTGCTGTGCAGCGAGTACGCGCACATTTATACGGACGAATGCGGCGCGCCGGAAAAACATACGGGATGCAAGCTGATCCCGTTGCCGCATCAGGATGGCAAGATCACGCTCGACGCTGTGCGCCACGCCTATCACGGCATCGGCGACCAGCACCATGTGCAGGCGCGGGTTATCTCGATCACGCAATCTACTGAGATGGGGACGGTTTACCAGCCGGAAGAGATTCAGGCGCTGGCTCAGTTCGCGCATGAGCACGAAATGTTTTTGCACGTGGATGGCGCGCGCATTGCCAACGCCGCTGCCAGTCTCGGGCAGACCTTGCGGCAGGCGACGCGCGACCTGGGCGTGGACGTGCTGTCGTTCGGGGGCACCAAGAATGGGATCATGGGCGGGGAGGCGGTTGTGTTTTTCAATCGCGAGCCCGCGCACAAGCTGAGCGCAGATTTTCTCTATCTGCGCAAGCAAGGGATGCAACTGGCGTCGAAGATGCGCTTCATCGCGGCGCAATTCGAGGCTCTGCTGACGAACGATTTGTGGCGGCGCAGCGCGGAACATGCCAACCGCATGGCGCGCGTGCTCGAAGCCGAGATCGCGAAAATTCCGCAGGTTCGCGTCGTGTGGAAAGTGGAAGCCAACGGAGTGTTCGCGCAGGTTCCCGGGCACGCCATCGCCAAGATTAAGGAGCGCTACTTCTTTTATCCGTGGATTGAAGAGGAGAATATCGTGCGCTGGATGTGCTCGTTCGACACGACGGAAGAAGATGTGCAGGAGTTCGCGAAGGTGGTGGCGGAGGCGGTCAAGGGCTGA